The following are encoded in a window of uncultured Sphaerochaeta sp. genomic DNA:
- a CDS encoding sugar ABC transporter substrate-binding protein, producing MKTTRNVLSLVLVLVLVLLPAFSAGTKEAAQGTVTLKLEQFSGSEATLSGEALKGMIAEFEKQNPTIKVELQTIGYDDYFTQLQSKVVGGNAADVFELNYENFVAYASEGALADVTELLGDTSGFNKTALDAFNYQGVQYGVPNSFSNVVLFYNKALFDQANLAYPTADWTWKDVEIASKKIMALGENIWGFYRPLSFHEFYKGAAQNGGSLMNAERTAFTVNLPQNVEAAKLMAGWQNDSKIMPTDADMAGMGDWDLFKSGRLGMLVTGIWAFGDFTANCPFDWDIAIEPGNVQKATHFFSNSYVVSETSKHPAEAAKLAVFLAGSKEATKLRVEASWELPPVTYPEIIDSYLSITPPENREAVFASLDYLVTPPVSIQQAEMQAIIQSYLGQIVSGKQSAKAALDACQKELEAKISL from the coding sequence ATGAAAACAACGAGAAACGTTCTCTCACTCGTCCTTGTTCTGGTTCTCGTATTGCTCCCTGCTTTTTCAGCAGGAACAAAAGAGGCTGCTCAGGGCACTGTTACATTGAAACTGGAACAGTTTTCCGGTTCAGAAGCTACACTCTCAGGAGAAGCCCTTAAGGGAATGATTGCAGAGTTCGAGAAGCAGAATCCAACGATCAAGGTCGAATTACAGACCATTGGTTACGATGATTATTTCACCCAGCTTCAGAGCAAGGTGGTTGGGGGCAATGCAGCAGATGTGTTCGAACTCAACTATGAGAACTTTGTTGCCTACGCAAGTGAAGGGGCCCTTGCAGATGTGACGGAGTTGCTAGGGGACACCAGCGGTTTCAATAAGACCGCCCTTGATGCCTTCAATTACCAGGGAGTGCAGTACGGCGTACCAAACTCATTCAGTAATGTGGTCCTGTTCTACAACAAGGCGCTCTTCGACCAGGCAAACCTGGCTTACCCCACAGCTGACTGGACCTGGAAGGATGTTGAGATTGCCTCCAAGAAGATCATGGCCCTCGGTGAGAATATCTGGGGCTTCTATAGACCCTTGTCTTTCCATGAATTCTACAAGGGAGCAGCACAGAATGGTGGATCCTTGATGAATGCTGAGAGAACAGCCTTTACCGTCAATCTTCCCCAGAACGTTGAGGCAGCAAAGCTTATGGCAGGCTGGCAGAATGATTCCAAGATCATGCCAACCGATGCTGATATGGCAGGCATGGGTGACTGGGACCTCTTCAAGAGCGGCCGACTGGGCATGCTGGTGACCGGCATCTGGGCCTTTGGGGATTTCACCGCCAATTGCCCGTTCGACTGGGATATCGCCATCGAGCCAGGTAACGTGCAGAAGGCAACACACTTCTTCTCCAACTCCTATGTGGTGAGTGAGACCAGTAAGCATCCCGCTGAGGCTGCAAAACTGGCAGTGTTCCTTGCAGGAAGCAAGGAAGCTACCAAACTTAGGGTTGAAGCATCGTGGGAACTTCCTCCGGTAACCTATCCTGAGATCATTGACAGCTATCTCTCCATCACCCCTCCTGAAAACAGGGAAGCAGTCTTTGCCTCTCTCGATTACCTGGTAACTCCACCGGTAAGTATTCAGCAGGCAGAGATGCAGGCAATCATCCAAAGTTATTTGGGCCAGATTGTCTCCGGTAAACAGAGTGCAAAAGCTGCCCTTGATGCATGTCAGAAGGAACTTGAAGCCAAGATTTCTTTGTAA
- a CDS encoding LacI family DNA-binding transcriptional regulator yields MATKRINMKDIAQEAGVSTATVSYIINKRSDQVIAPQTIKKVEEAIKRLGYVPNLGARALASRHSHLLGLLIPQTEKETKLMFSNSFYGTFLSNFEYEARKKGYNILISGTSADESYLDVAQKRSLDGIVIVGVELESDIKGLKKNGIPAVLVDSYGMDKELSSVTIDDENGGFLATEYLISMGHRTIGIATGYLTKEGVNTERLKGYKHALAANGLSHDDRYVYSGTISYEYGIELGLALAKSPDRPTAVFATADILAFGLVKGLKKGGLRVPEDISVVGFDDGFMASNMEPALTTVRQDVDSKARIAAQLVIDAIEEKESSSNIVLPVSLVERESVRKLVVN; encoded by the coding sequence ATGGCAACGAAACGGATTAACATGAAGGATATCGCACAGGAAGCCGGGGTTTCTACGGCTACGGTCTCCTACATCATAAACAAACGTTCAGACCAGGTCATTGCACCCCAGACCATCAAGAAAGTGGAAGAGGCTATCAAGCGGTTGGGCTATGTCCCCAACCTGGGAGCCAGAGCCCTGGCTTCGAGACACTCCCACCTGCTTGGTCTCTTGATCCCCCAGACAGAGAAGGAGACGAAGCTGATGTTCTCCAACTCCTTCTATGGTACCTTCCTCTCTAACTTTGAGTATGAGGCGAGGAAGAAGGGCTACAACATCCTCATCAGCGGAACCTCTGCCGATGAAAGCTATCTGGATGTGGCTCAGAAGAGAAGCCTTGATGGAATAGTCATCGTTGGTGTTGAGCTTGAGTCGGATATCAAGGGGTTGAAGAAGAATGGAATCCCTGCCGTGCTTGTCGATTCCTACGGAATGGACAAGGAGCTCAGCTCAGTCACCATTGATGATGAGAATGGGGGTTTCCTTGCTACCGAATACCTGATCTCGATGGGGCATAGAACCATAGGGATAGCTACCGGGTATTTGACCAAGGAAGGCGTAAATACAGAGCGTTTGAAAGGGTATAAGCATGCCCTAGCAGCCAATGGATTGTCCCATGATGACAGATATGTCTACTCAGGTACCATCTCCTATGAATATGGGATTGAACTGGGATTGGCTTTGGCCAAGTCCCCTGATAGACCAACTGCCGTCTTTGCCACTGCTGATATTCTTGCCTTTGGCTTGGTCAAGGGACTGAAGAAGGGAGGGCTGAGGGTTCCTGAGGATATCTCAGTGGTCGGATTTGACGATGGGTTCATGGCGAGCAACATGGAACCTGCCCTCACTACCGTACGTCAGGATGTGGATAGTAAAGCGCGTATTGCTGCCCAGCTGGTTATTGATGCGATAGAAGAGAAGGAAAGTAGTTCGAATATCGTACTCCCTGTCTCCCTGGTGGAGCGGGAATCGGTACGGAAGTTGGTAGTAAATTGA